GTGATAGATTTGTGTATATTACTTAAAGGTTCTTTTACATCTTCTGGTAAgtcaagtaatattttttgtcttaTTTCGGTGGTAATATTCTGAGGAAATTGAAGCATATTTTGTTGCGCggctaatttaaataattcatttataaaatcagttacaagagattttaataaatactttgttAAAGCAGGTTGATCTGTTTTATCCATATGTTTAATGcctttatcaaatattttaatatttgttactaaaatatttaaacgttcCTCAATTTCACTTAAGTTAGTAGTTTTATTGTTTTGTGCTAGTTGATCTGCAATGGATATAGCATAgttatttatcttttgttcTAAATATAATGCTAATTCATCTactaaattatcaattattgttaaattatcatctttagcaatttcatttttaatgtcGTCTAAATAGACTAATTTAAGTTCAATTTTTGTTGAagcaacttttatattttcatcatcgGATTCATTATCGCGAATTTTtccttgtaaatatttttttttagtagatTTCGTTTTTGTTTCTCTTCCTTGATTACCACCACCTGCTTTACCAGTTGCAGCTTTTTTTCGACGTTCCtcttttttgtttcctttgttttcaaatattaaatctgctgatttagatttaattttattttctgctATTGTTTGAAACCATTGTCCACTAGCTACAGCTTCTCTAGCTTTTGCTTCTGCCATTGCttcaaatgatttatttaaagattgtaGAAATACATCAGATATAACTACAGTTTTTGCAAATACGTatgtattattgtttatttttttctctgcaATTTTAAGAAGCATTTCCATATCTTTGTCAGAAAATACAGATGGTAAAAGAGGACTTATATCAACAAAAGATCCAGTTGCAATAGcttcttcaatatttgaatCTATTTGATCTCTAATACTTGTACCCACAGCAACAGAATCTAAGAAGATTATATCTTCATTTGGAAAATgacgtttaataaaatttgatggaTCTGATATTCCAAGACGAATAAGAGCATCATATTCTGAAAGatcatatttacattttaaatatgttattattatatcattaattatttttatattataaagtatagcACAGACCTAAATAACCattttgtttgtaaaaattatctacCCATTCATTTTGACTCTTTGAATATATAGTTGGTATATAAAGACTATTTGTTCCTTGTTTTCCTGCTACAATACCAggaatttgtttcatttcttGTAAGCTATCTAGAattgctataaatataaacataataatgcttaaaatataaacatattattatatattttatgaatatatgcaatttatattatactcacaaaaaaatattctttcagaAACAGAACATTGTCCCAAAATTGCTGATAATGGCGTAGGCTTTGTAATTGCAGATAAGGCACCTCTTATTTTTGCTCTATTTCTTGCTATAAAACTTTCTGTATAAAAAACTCTTGAATCTTGAGTGTCTTGTTTGCCATATATAGTTTTTcctaattctttttcaattattgattgtAAGAAGTCAGCTGGTAAATCATAATGAATTGTCAACTCTGATACATTAATAAACCCATGTTGAATTAATTTGTCGTTGATTTCTTcagcaattttatttgtataagttTTATCAATAAGTTGtccaagtattatttttagtcCTTTATTATGTCTTTCTAAATCATTTGCTACTTTAGATATTTGAGACAAATTAACATTAAGAATTTGTGATAAATCAACTAAATTGATTCTTCCACCATGAATATACAATTCATCTTTAATTTCCTTGCCAAGATATTGAGGTGTGACATATTCTTTACCatcatttgtaaatattacatctaacaatttattttcaattaacttTGTTACAATTTCTACACAATTGCGTTCTGATAACCTATgtcagaaaaaatattataaagaaaatatgagacaaaatttatgataaaatatgttaaactaaattattatttaaaaatttattgcaaattaaattttttcaaaactataccaaataattttttaaatatttactaaactaaattaaactaaatttattttctctataaaagaaaatgtaatttcattctacagctgcttaaaattaatttattataaattttattataataatgtagaattatttaaaaaaagagaaatatgttttataaaaataaattatacttttgtaGTGTAGAACTTAATTGTGCTTTTTGAAAATCAGCTgctaatcttttaatttcatccCAGTCAACAGAAGTCATTTTATATCCTTATAATTGAGCTGCCAGATTGTACAATTAAACACTTGACATTTTTCATCATTGATTATAAAGTTGATAGAAGATAGGTAAATCaatttgacattttattgTGACATCTAGCGTTGAGAATAGAGAATtacagaataaattaaatagttttcaAACGccaataatcttttaaaaaattttaaaaattttattttaatatgaataaaaaagaaatatgttttgggaataaaatttaaaatagttataccagtgttttctaaatatcaaatatataaattaaagaaaaatataaatatgtatttaaataaaaatttcataatataaataaattttctataatgtaaatcatttataaaataaatttattaaatcatttataagtaataaatttaaatgtaatgttaataaaatattttatatctagacAATATTAGGGATTTTTAGTAGGAAGtgtttttagaataatttaataataggtTTTGTTTATGCacgtgtatttaaatatattactactattatattacattccaGATTAGTTaagctaaataataaaatgtaattttttataataaaaagtttttttcgaaaattattttcttaaaaaccaTACTGTgacaatattacaaaatataaggTTAGACAGTGCATGTCTTTTATcgattagatttttagatttagtcgtatttgatgtattattactttgttcaaaattatgtgattaataatttgcaatcaatgaaattaataagttcttatgaaattaattaagttcttattataaagtttttgaaaGTGTATTATTGCTGAatgaattgtttatataatataatcactcaaaattttatttattgttaatttgttgtaaaatattatggtgagataaaataaattatattcaatcgtatttaaatacatatgatTGAATATTGTGGCctcaataaaagtattttttattaattattatatatgaagtaAATcagttctaatttttttaactctcATTTTATATGCAGCTTTTGTGATatgttgttatattttataatattcatttttaatataatatattgtatttctaatataaaaaatatttaataaaagtaagttattttattaaaaaaacaattagtgaattttaatttaaaatcacaaaagattaatcttattattgatattatatatttattatttatttatttttagtttatcattttaaataatgaaaaaaatattaagtctatttaacaataatttatcatcatataataaaaaagaatagttcaaatataaaattatattattaaataaattattatatattatcgaataattttttaaaaagttaaagtatttaagatttttattaacaattatgttattgaaatatttttataattatgtgacaaaatttattatatatatatatatgattttaatattgcatatgtaaattaatatttgtatgaatattatatatatttattgatatatgtatgaatatataagtaaaattaattaaaattacattatactttataattattatttttatttatatagaaataatatatttttaataaatcttatatagttataagattaatattgaagttatattaaaatttataaaatttataaagttattaaatttataatattattatgtgttatcatatttaaaatcatatataagattgttattataattaaaatataataataaaaaagtaaaaataattataaatttcatatttaagcacattcttatttatataaatttgtaattttttaatatttagtaaaattatattataaattaaatttgttttcttttattaataattttatttatgaattcactgtgcacttattattttttaatttatttatttattgaggCCACTCAAATCTCTTTGTTATTtgcaagaatttaatataaatatagtaacatTGCATTTTGCTTccttagaaatattatttcaaatattgcattacaaatttacaataaattttgtattataattatggtGAGCCATAATAAAGTCAAAGTCTCCAAGTTGTTGAAAATaagatgaaaagaataaatcaggtatataataattattacatgtatcaaattagtattttttaaaatatattttgcattttcagAACAAAACagcaattttgataaatattaaattaaactattttatattttaaattataatatgaaaatatattatatttttcagttttgaatagattgtacaatttttatgatatttaagaaaaattatataattaaatttaatatataataataaaacaaattatttaacaataataattcaaaataaaacataataagatttatttaaacgttcttatttaaacaataaaattcttcataaaaaacatatttttaagtttcttaataataaatattataaatgtaagtaTGAAGTAAAATATAGGTTATCATATGTATgtcatatttatctttttattcaaacttCACTTTAttacatgtaaaaattttatgtatcatatattgtatcataattttatttagaacttaaaaatatcaattattgaaataaatttttaataagtgtatttttaattagcttATAAATTTTGCTTATCGCATATTTATGTTTGCTTTATGCTTTTTGCATTTTGAAATAgtcaaattataatgaaaataaaaaaaaaagataattttactttgatttgaataattattgaatttttaaaattttttttatttttattataatttctaataaatcaatcgagatatttatatcaagacaaaccaaaaaaatatttatagaataataaaagtatgtaaatgatattttcttttataaattactattataattactaatattagtattatattagtattatataacaaaattaaaattattaatatgtgcaaaaaaataaattatttagaatcagTACAAGATCGATATTCTAATGCAATACCGAAATATTTTTGAGctatagttttaaatatatatatatattcttattatttaaaaaagtttttcattttgaaatactttataaaaatggtttacatttgattaataataaaaattaaaaagaataaaaaattaaaacgaaaaattaaagagaataagaataataacataaaggAAACATGTTcttagaaatatgaaaaaaaattattatattataattaatatatttcattattaataatttagttaattataattttaatatattgtaattatatttataacatttattattaaattataagaatcgaAAACAGTTATGATATcagttttatgaaataattttaaagtatcgaaataaattttgaaatagttgataatataaataatataaataatataaaaaatataaattttgaaaa
The sequence above is drawn from the Apis cerana isolate GH-2021 linkage group LG11, AcerK_1.0, whole genome shotgun sequence genome and encodes:
- the LOC108002356 gene encoding E3 UFM1-protein ligase 1 homolog, whose translation is MTSVDWDEIKRLAADFQKAQLSSTLQKLSERNCVEIVTKLIENKLLDVIFTNDGKEYVTPQYLGKEIKDELYIHGGRINLVDLSQILNVNLSQISKVANDLERHNKGLKIILGQLIDKTYTNKIAEEINDKLIQHGFINVSELTIHYDLPADFLQSIIEKELGKTIYGKQDTQDSRVFYTESFIARNRAKIRGALSAITKPTPLSAILGQCSVSERIFFSILDSLQEMKQIPGIVAGKQGTNSLYIPTIYSKSQNEWVDNFYKQNGYLEYDALIRLGISDPSNFIKRHFPNEDIIFLDSVAVGTSIRDQIDSNIEEAIATGSFVDISPLLPSVFSDKDMEMLLKIAEKKINNNTYVFAKTVVISDVFLQSLNKSFEAMAEAKAREAVASGQWFQTIAENKIKSKSADLIFENKGNKKEERRKKAATGKAGGGNQGRETKTKSTKKKYLQGKIRDNESDDENIKVASTKIELKLVYLDDIKNEIAKDDNLTIIDNLVDELALYLEQKINNYAISIADQLAQNNKTTNLSEIEERLNILVTNIKIFDKGIKHMDKTDQPALTKYLLKSLVTDFINELFKLAAQQNMLQFPQNITTEIRQKILLDLPEDVKEPLSNIHKSITGNSIDDFLNFVDAAMATCCLVLKKYDKKKERPFILGHREALLEELNGTQDPALALHLVTSILFTAATQSVLHMSGRHVSTVLSFLQTQLQLSTMKILFKYHDMVLKNLTSSDEEIKLAIQKDLEVGLMEIKNIAINYKQHLKNDKLQEQ